The Sabethes cyaneus chromosome 3, idSabCyanKW18_F2, whole genome shotgun sequence DNA window CAGAAGTAGCAACGTGTCCTTTTGTGCCGCAATTGAAACATGTAACTTGTCGGTAATGTTGTAGCTTATGGTTGAAAACTCTTGGGGCACGCCTAGCAACTTCTCTGGCTTCTACTCGGAACACTTTTTCTGGCAGTTGTTCCTTACCGGTAAGACAAGACAAATCATTAACTTGCTGCTCTACTCCTTCCATCATGGCACCCAATTCCTCTGCTTCCGTCAAGGTTATATCCTTTTGCAAGATTCGACGTCGAAGCTCTTGCGAAGCACAGCCTTCCACGATCACGTCAATAGCGAAAATTTCCATTAATACATCACGAACGTCAGCATTATATTTCTCAAACCCGCAGTCGGCTAGCTGTTGCCTAATACGCAGAACGAAGTGAGCGAACCGTTCGTCCTTTTCTTGGTGTATTTTCCGTAAGCGACACCGTTCCAAAATATACTGCCGTCCGGGCTCAAAATATTCATCTAACTTAGAGACAGCAATATCATACCAGTTTTCTTTTATCGAAACTGCGGGTAATTTGTCAACACCAGGTAAATTTTCGTACACCTTTTGTAGCTGCTTTCCTCCAAAATGTAACAACTTGGCCCTCATCTTCCGTTGGTCTGTAATGTCGTATGCATCAAAATAAATTTCTAAAGATGATTTCCAGCTCTTCCATTCTTTCGCTAGTTGGTTCTTCCCGATTTCCTCACATCGGAAAGGAGGAATCGGACGGGCGTCGTCAATCTGCCAATCGAAATTTAACACATTGCTTTAAGTTATTTTGGACATCAGTATTTCAGCAATATTCATTAAAATCAAATTAGTACACGCATATGAGCATATGCGCACATGAGCACGAGATATGAGCACATATCTAATGATGTTGAGCTTTTAAAATTATCtttgtgaaaaaaaaactttcatataGTTAATCACTCAGAACATTGCCTTCTCAAAGGCAAATTTATTTTCCTCAGAACACTCTGCCTTCTCAAAGGCAAGTTTATTTTCCGTAGAACACTCTGCCTTCTCAaaagcaagttttttttttcgccgtaTAACATCCAAGCTCCTCGAAGCATATACTTCTCAAAGTATGTACACACACAGGTTTAGTTCTCAGAACATATATAACGACACTCCTCAGAGTAATCTAATAAGAATTTAAAGCATAATAAAAAACCTTTTTCTTAGCTGTAACCTCTTTTCACTGATGCTTGGAGCTACGCCACCACCAGGCATTTTACAACAAGCAaattttaggatttttttttccacGATTAATAACTCTGTTATATACTTACCAGTTTTTCCATCATCCTCGTCGCCAGATGTAGCGGGGTATAGTTTTCAGGGAAACTAGTCGTGTATATTTAGTTaaatttactatttatttaAATGATATTGCGCGACGCTAAACTTACAagtccgttctcttcaaaagCCTGTCTCCAGTCCTCTTTCTTTCTGTCCCTTCCCGCCACTGTCACTCTTCTCGCCTTTCACACTTCGACACTatttctctctcacacacatcGCCTGCTCTGTTTTATCGACAACACCAAGGGTGCGTCACTACATCGATAACtgccaaacttttgctgtcagccgaattgcgaaattctatgatctgacagtatgtgtgctgtgagccgaaagaaaacctGGTAgaagtttataaagccactttaacacccttaagcagccttcaagtagtttgaaagctgcgaGTCTAATGAAAGCtcccactctacactttaacacctttaagcagccgtaagacggtttgatgtttatggctgtttagaagcagattgtttagcaaaaaaaatccgctattaagcttttttatcagcttttgggagagaactggtttgaaaaacttaaagcagcttgcacatcgcttatttaaacaccatttgagcgcttactttatgcagctttgatcgctttaaaccaacccgtaaacagccattgctcttgcaattcagctatcattgttacttgggcaactCATCCCAAGCGACGTCCTCTAAAAACTGTTTGATCATTGCAGTCTTCTTGGGTCCTCGCCAAATAACAGCTTCGGTTCGGCTCTTCAACAGAAAACCAATCGACATAACGGCCAGTTTCTTTTCGGCACTGGTATAAACCGGTACCCATCCTTCTTCACATTGGTGAACATCGTGATCCTCTAGTCCTAGCAAGAATGGAACGCTGAGACCGCACAGATCAATGTCTAATAAGCCAACCTAAACGAAAGTGTTGATTAAAAAACATGATTATATTTTGCCAATTCAAATGACTCACCTTATAACCGGATTCCGATAAGGTTAAcgcgatctgcaaaattgaacaatgtttacatttttacattcgaacaacaaacaatcatgaatgtatccatagtaactccgtcagggcgaactcgacgctcctccaatgaatgtcaaaagattgtgcccacttgtgctcaatatccgccattatcgctcgtggaaatcTGGATTGCCTTATTGTATCCTgagctgttggaaaccccttggataAAAAATATCGATAGTTATCGAAACGCAATTATATCGATATTTACAAGCATATTTCCCATCGTTATTGTCAAATAAGCTATGTACACTGGGAAAATAATGTGACCCTTTATCGCACTattttaaggctgtgaaccatttcgcgaaatttttaactttttggtttaaatttgacagttcgatggttatttctccttgagtggttaaaatcagttcagaatgtgaaccatttcatatttgacggattgatagtttttttgcttaatgagagcatataaagccatgggtttataccgtctttagacattacccttctttatcgacagacttcgcagccggctgttagagtacaggaaaattacggggccagtgcaacaatcctactgactctaactagcaagcaccgcctagccgagattcgaacatacgacgactggcttgttagaccagtatcgtacctcgaagctaggctGGGCGgtaatgagagcatataaggtgaggatgaaaatattgttttttctgtccgagttaaaatcggaggaatttttgatgtcATTTGcgtttatttgatagataaaattcatctcatttcaacccgggttgtttgaacaaatttataatgcgataagcatccataccaatgtaaaaaaaatcagtgaaacttgtcgaagctctcttcctcacctgtgcatatctcattggctctcagaacttggttaaactagagtgactatatacagagtggcgccaagtcatcccaaatgtatgcaatgcgggttttccaaggtttttctttctctttcctgcatacgcgttggataagtcgtctgctcgattggaatgacactgacagataattatcattccaattttgacattgtcgccactctgtatatagtcactctaggttaAACCATGCTctcgagcagggttattttcggataactatcgaactgtcaaattttaaccaaaaagttaaaaatttcgcgaaattgtTCACAGCCTAAGTAAATTTCCACGATTTATTTCATTAGTAAATGATAACTTCATAGCTCTATTTCTATGTAAACGTAAATGAAATTTTGTCTTCTATTCGACGTATAAAATTTTAATGATTCGTTGCTTGATATATAGCAATGGTAAAATCAAGGTAAAACAAGATTCTGACAAATTCACCTATTTTTCTCAGTGTGAATACTCCACAAATTAAAGCGTCGACCAAAACAACTTATGTCTCGGCTTATATCTAAGTACATTGTATTTATTGTATAAGCTTTATCTAAATTGACTATATATTTGGAAAAATGAGTAAACCTAAGTCCGGTGAAGAATGGGAATCGATAGCGCGTTCGATAGAGGACGATAAGCAGGATGAAATCGACACATTAGAAGATTtggaagaaaaaatgcgtaacaCCCCCAGAGGAATGTTTGTTAGTGGCTGGGACGATCCTGATGATCTGATAGAAGAGGACAAGGATCCGAAAGGTAGCTGAATAATTAATTTGAACCGTGAACATGACGTATTGTATTTTCGTGCAAAGTAAAATGCTGTTCTTGTATCACCggcaaaatcagaaaacataTTTGTTCGGTTGAGAATGCAATGCGACTTGTTCAATAATAATAGCTGATCGAatatatgtatttttaatttatgcAAGCAATCATCTCTTTGCAGCATCTCTTGAACGGCTAGCATTATGGGCGGCAGGTTCAGACAAGTTGGAAATATTAGAAGAGGTCCTTTGTAAAAAACCGTCAGTAGTTTCATCTGTCGACGATGATGGTTACACTCCACTGCATAAAGCATGCTACAATAACAATCGGGTCATGGCCGAATTGCTTTTGAAGTACGGTTCCGACCCGAATGCTCGCACTGAACTCGGCTGGACACCGTTACATTCAGCGTGCAAATGGAACAATGCTGAATGTGTCGCATTGTTACTACAGCATGGAGCTGATATCAATGCTACCTCAGAAGGAGACCAAACACCACTACACATCGCGGCCACAGTTTCGAACAGCAGAAGTACGCTGATGACACTCTTGATGGATGATAGAATAAAACCAGATTTTCTAAACAACTCAGGAGAAACGGCTGCTGATATCGCAAAACGAAGTGGCCTTTCTTTTCCACTGTTTAAAATGGGACAATCAGCATTGAGAGTGGAAACTGGAATACTAGATTAGGGTTAGAataaatgaagatagaattaataaaagggcgaatgtcgcaagcgtaaacaaaccgactgagggttgattttcgtatgctggtccagcaaaaagtaactctcacccgttttgtttacatttgagacattcgcccttttgttaattctatctagaaatgatTGGCCGGTAAGAAATATCAGCATATTCGGCATGACGAGTAGcatgttcctcacaatcatgtgaaaGCTGACTAAAAGTAGGTTGGTTATTAAGAAATAAGTCTTTGAATATGCAACACAGAGAAATTCTTTACGAAACCAATGTTTCCACATTCTATTAAATATTTCGTTGTATttgaaaacacacaaaaacgtttTTCGCACAATTTGTGCCAAAGCAACCGGATATGGATAGcaacatttttacatttttagtcGACGCGTACTTTTTTAACTTGTGGTTCGTTACTTGATTTTACTTCATATTCCATTCTTGTTGCATTAGTGCTACTGTTAGCAATGTCCTGCAGTATTTCGGCATAACTATGCTCACCGAAGAGACCCAGTAGCAAGGCTACTCCGTACCCTGTGGCACGTTCCCCGCTATGAACTGGAGACGCCATGTCAATGTGCAACCAAGCTCCGGTGTACTCAAATCCAAGATGCGCACCGATGAATAGTCCAGCACAACTAACCTGAGCATTACCACGATCCATGACTGAGTTTTTCATGTCCGCTACAGCTGAATTGAACTCACTGAAATGTAATTCCGGACAGTATGGAACCGGCGATAGTAGGTCTGCCGTGTGACGACCGACAGCTACAGCTTTAAGTTCCCAACGCTCGCTGTTAGTAAGAATAGcgccatgatattttcctgttGCGATCCCTTGAGCCCCAGTCAACGTAGCCATATCTAGGATTACCTTAGCCTTTAGATCACGATCCGCGTAGCACACTCCATCGGACAAAACCAAACGGCCTTCGGCATCGGTGTTATTAATTTCGACCGTCAGTCCAGAGTATAATCGATGAATATCGTCCGGACGTGTTGAATTCGGTCCAACCGAATTTTCCGCCAGACAGAACACAGCATGCAAATTTTGCCGATAGCCACTCTTGACTGCAGCGTAAAAACCGCCAAGTATAGCAGCAGCTCCACCACAGTCCCGTTTCATACCTGGCATAGCTGTTTTACCTTTGATGCTCAGACCGCCAGTATCGAATACGATTCCTTTACCAACCCAGGCGACAGTTTCAGTTGCACCTTCCGGTTCATACGAAAGTACTGCTAATGCGGGAGGATCTGCAGCAGCCTTTCCAACTCCGTAAATGCCACCAAAACCTTTTACGTTCAATTCTTCACCACGTATAATctaaaacaaaaaatctgttataGATCAAGATTACTAAAAATAGGCATTGAACTACCTTAGGTACCAATTTTAGTTCCTTGGCTACGGTTTCCACCTCACGTAAAAATCCGGATACGTTCATCTCATTGCAAGGAGCGTCAACAATTTTTGCCGTTAAGCGAATCCCATCAGCAGCGTATTTCAGTACTTTAACATCTTCATCCGTTAAGGTTGTATTATCCGCATTACCTATCAGAACAAACTCAATACTGACTTTTATCGGTTCCGATGGAGTTTGATTGATGTTACTATTATCTGGTGACTTAAAACTTTTACGGCAATACAATGGATACGCTCTGGCCACGGCGCACGCAGACGCAAATACATTGCTTCGTTCACATACAATAACGACCGTCTCACTAGCTCCAGTAGTATGGGTTTGAACCAATTTCGTCAGCGCGTGGGCTCGAGAGTCCGTATTGTGACGGGATGCTCTAGTTGGCAAAACAGCAATTCGAGCTAAATCCAGATACAAAGAACAGGAATCGGTCGGCGTTGGACGCAAGTGGGAGACCGCTTTCTGGAAAACTTCCTTTGAAACGCAAGGCTCCAGTTTGCAGCGAATCCGGTCATATGAAAGCTCGTTCAAGTGACGTTGCTGGCCGATAATCAGCACTGGTATCTTTTGCGGATCCGAAGGTTCCACTTTACGATGGAAGCTTAATTGGCTCATTTTTCAACTGAGCGCTACAACGTGATGTAATGGTTCCGTATATCAGTTTTCAATTACCTATTTGTTCGAAACCATGTACTACAAGATAAGCGAAAATCTTATTTTAATCGTaaaacaaacaagcaaacactttacacttctatttctggGTTGTGGTGTGGCAGCTGAGCCTGAGCGGCAATTTTGCAGGATGGGGAAGTTATCGATAACATCGCTACGCTTTCGGCATTTCAAAGCAACGTTATcggcaaggggtttccaacagcaatgattagaAAATAATACTTTGTATATGtagcataataaattgtaaCGGGTGTAATCTATTGCACCGTTTTATTAGTGTATCCCAATAGCATAtacgtttatatttttttgagtgtaacacctgccagtgtcaaaaatgtcgcgacgatcgtttttacgtgccgttcaaaattgacgcaccttcgatttccaaaggaaatgttttattttattttattgtgctttgcagctgtacctggattaatccagattattttctctaatgccaatgtatatgacaaaacaaaacagcaacatagcagttgtcactctttctcactcacagcattcgcattgtcgcactatttgtgccagtcgcacttttaaactgcggtgtccagtaaggtgcaaaatgcgggatattttattttacgttaaatgtgaacgcaaaaagctgtctggacaacgatttgaaaagtgcgtattggttatttcagcattgtttcatgttttcggtaaaactgtttgaattcttggtgggttatttgattgatttgtttacaagataaaaagcggtacagcaaagtttcgttaattggtggttcgttaattgggcggttcgttaattgggtgttcgctaattgggctatgtgacaacttgaatgtcaaaattgtatggaattttcgagtttagaaatttctaacaactgtcagtcggcccaattagcgaatcagctagagtgcagtcgtggcccaattaacgaattcaggctgtatttattacaagattgtcactcttgtgtacgagttgtctgctgtaaagtatttaaatattgcgtgtttcattgagAGTTATCCGCTgtgcaattcaaaatgaaatgctctttcatgatttcATCTTTCatgatcgattttgtcgttaacagaacaagttaagcaaaattcaacaGTAAATTCAAGCAATAGAGATCgctgcagttgtacaaaaaacactctgttacatgacagaaccaaatagagcatgtcATTATAACAGAAaaaccagttatgctgctattcgcgttgacgaacgtaagctgctgccacctccaaaagtttactgtaggggtgaagcggaatagggattccttaaagagcgcaagagatcgaaacattttggcagtttttcacccacacgtacatacgggcatttctatgagtgtgcaagagatcgtttaatgccgtcaacgcgaattgttgttgtcgcgagcaacatTTAGTTTGGCTAAAGATGGTCTTAGCCGGTGGTTTTGGTTGTTGCCCCAAAGTCTTTTTCCGACTAGGTCGTACTTGGAAATTGGATGTGATATTCACTCGTGCTGATCGTGCTAATATTAACTAAATTCACTTCACTATTGGTATGGGAAACTGTTCCCaggaaaacttaactttattggAAAAGGTTACAATTGTCGTCTTAAAGCTACGCGTTGAATAATCGATGGATACTTATGTAAAGCATCCcagaaaaattgacttatatactatgtccctttagataccagacttttcttcgaatatccataattttcatttattttccttctggagtctaacgggcgcttattctaaaacactataattgtttgaacactcctcattgcgtcctaacgataaaaagagaaagaaattctaAATGCGACACATGGGAGTGGCTTAATCTTTCATGCCCTAAATAAATAGTCTAATCAGTACATAATCCATGCGCGAGATGGTTTTTCAGATTCCTTTTCATATTCTGACTTTCCTACTCCCGATCAGATGGATCGTTCTGCTGGCATGTTTATTTGATTACATCGTTGGCGTGTCTAGCTAAGCAGCTTATTTGCTCTACCTCTAGAAGCGATAATGCCTCCagctaagttatttatttttatcattccgcTTTAGCAGCGAcaattgtcattaccacggaaacgttttgataCTTGGCATAATGttatcagttcgtaaaatactctattgaaataataaaccaattcagatcttatatgcacaagggattttttgccaaaacaaatgataataaactctttcttcgatatttacgccgctttcaaacatctgtcgtgaaccatgaaccagcatgCCGTTTTaagcaccccatcggcagacaaccatgttttcgctgccaacatctcgtgtgtgcgagaatgagatagcatgtcagcactgcgtttcactcaactgccagcagtctgatttgggcccgctgtcaaattttgagccccggacatgctgtcgctgacgtttactgcagttcgatatagagatgtcgatgggttggTTTTAAGCAAGGTGAGTGACTAACCTtggttttaggtacgtttgattagtatgggagctgtcacattgttaccgggttgtaTGAGAACGATGTCGAACCGTGAAGTGTTTTCCATGAATTACCTAGCCACCCGAAGTCCCGTAGCtcgcaaattcgcacaaaactaatTTTACTGGTATTTCTTAACGGACATGGACGCTAGAGGAAGCTGATCAACGAGGTTTTAGAGCGTAAAATTATGCTCtctattcgctatgacggcgccgcagtggagacacctacattagtttcgagtatgcgtgaagcggaatagcgatttgttaaagagtgcaaaagacagaaatatgtcggaaataattttcacgcattcagctgcGGGCAGTTCTGTGagtggaaaagaggtcgtgcggtgccgtcattgCGAATACTTGGCGGTAGAATGGAAAATGTAGTGTGGGTGgcacagacgcatgaaccacgagttgtatCAAGTTTACAAATGTGCTAATCAATGTTGCCACATTTACAGATTTATCTGAAAAAGTAcagatattttcgaattttttggtacatattctgtacggtacagattacagatttttgccaaaaagtacagataggtacagatttttctgagtgacaaaaacttatacttttttctcagtgctgtttcttgaaatcaatagagaagCAATATTCTTAGTatgaatgtaaacaaaacaaaacgtatTTATAACTAAGTTTAGTAGAAATATGTGCAAACATcatcaaacaaataaatgattagAGACTCGTGCATTTTTTAATGCTATCAAACCAAATTTTTctataataaataattttaatggTACAGATTTGGGTACAGATTTCTGGAagaaaaagtacagatgaaaaagatttttgcggcttccagtacagatgaatatgtggcaacactggtgcTAATAGAGCGAAGGTAGTACAAtttggcaggctgcggtgggcggTACGCAAGGGAATGCTCCATTAACGAGAGCAGCGAGTACAGCAGCGAACTATGAAActcgatgttttgcttttttctttttttttcggggTACGTAGCCAGAatacccgacgaaagagtagccaaaaataTGTTCAGCAAAGAACCAAGAAGAGGCCTTAGACTTCggagcagaccccgcacccgatggatgtgaTTGTTTACTTTGCTCTTTTGGTATCTCGGTTTGACCTTTGACGGTTCAATTTTTTTCCTCGCACTTTGCAGATCTGTACTTTACATGCTGTCTGTTAGAGGCTCCATTACGCACCTTAGGCCAGTACCAGGCGTCATTATTGTTAAATGCAGAATTTAATATGAAAGTAGGGTTCTGAGAATACACGCATGGTAAAGTCCCTTAACAtcaaatggcctgattctactaaggttCGAACTCGACACCACTCACTTGCCAAGGAAGACCTGATAAACTAATAGCTACAGGGCCTCTTATTTATCACGTCGAGATATTCATCGTCAGCTTATGTCAATGATGACTGGCAACCGTAGTTTAAAGTAAGTTTTTACAGTTTTGCCATAACATTATTAAGTGTTATTGCCTACATTTGTCTAAAACATCCGATGTATAGGTCACCATATAACAGTTCGGTTGCAATAAATTGAAAACTTAAGCTGTTTATTTCGAATGAAAACAGGTTTATTATCTTGTTCTTGATTGCAACAAATAAATGCCCAATTGCCAGATTtgcattattttaaaaatgttttgcAGGTTCGTATTTTAATTATCGcttaatataaatattttatcctCTAATATTTTTAACGTTACAATCGTTCATTCGATTAATTAATTAGTCTGCTTTAATATATAGTCGAAGGATTCACAAAATGTGTTTTATCAATTGAGATATATCAATTATTTTCATCAACACGGTCACCACTATTTGCGGTACAGCAACATCAACTGTAGAAGACCAATTGTTAAGCAATTGTTTCCGGGTTATCTTAAGCAGTGTACTAACCTTTAATCTTCAGGGCTATCCTCATATGAAGGACTAGTCGGCGAGTAGGTTGGACTAGCCGGGCTGGAGGGACTGTACCCTTGAGCTGTAGGAGAGTAGGCTGGACTGGAGGGAGAATAGTGGGGTGAAGTTGGCGTATACACCGGACTAGTAGGTGAGTACTTCTGACTGCCAGGGGAATAAGAAGACATGTTCGGGGAGTATCGAGCGGTCGTAGGAGAGTATGTTGGCGAGCTAACCATATaattgctgctgctactgccggGAGAATGCTGCGGAGAGCTTGGTGAATAGC harbors:
- the LOC128743528 gene encoding ankyrin repeat domain-containing protein 49, with product MSKPKSGEEWESIARSIEDDKQDEIDTLEDLEEKMRNTPRGMFVSGWDDPDDLIEEDKDPKASLERLALWAAGSDKLEILEEVLCKKPSVVSSVDDDGYTPLHKACYNNNRVMAELLLKYGSDPNARTELGWTPLHSACKWNNAECVALLLQHGADINATSEGDQTPLHIAATVSNSRSTLMTLLMDDRIKPDFLNNSGETAADIAKRSGLSFPLFKMGQSALRVETGILD
- the LOC128742286 gene encoding probable aminopeptidase NPEPL1, whose translation is MSQLSFHRKVEPSDPQKIPVLIIGQQRHLNELSYDRIRCKLEPCVSKEVFQKAVSHLRPTPTDSCSLYLDLARIAVLPTRASRHNTDSRAHALTKLVQTHTTGASETVVIVCERSNVFASACAVARAYPLYCRKSFKSPDNSNINQTPSEPIKVSIEFVLIGNADNTTLTDEDVKVLKYAADGIRLTAKIVDAPCNEMNVSGFLREVETVAKELKLVPKIIRGEELNVKGFGGIYGVGKAAADPPALAVLSYEPEGATETVAWVGKGIVFDTGGLSIKGKTAMPGMKRDCGGAAAILGGFYAAVKSGYRQNLHAVFCLAENSVGPNSTRPDDIHRLYSGLTVEINNTDAEGRLVLSDGVCYADRDLKAKVILDMATLTGAQGIATGKYHGAILTNSERWELKAVAVGRHTADLLSPVPYCPELHFSEFNSAVADMKNSVMDRGNAQVSCAGLFIGAHLGFEYTGAWLHIDMASPVHSGERATGYGVALLLGLFGEHSYAEILQDIANSSTNATRMEYEVKSSNEPQVKKVRVD